DNA from Salinispora arenicola:
GAGCTGCTGATGCTCGCCCTGCACCGGATCGGCCGCCGTACCGCGGCGATCGAGGTGTTCCGGGCCGCTCGGCACACCCTCCTCGCCGAGCTCGGTGTCGGGCCCGGCCCGGCGCTGACCGAGTTGCACCGACGGCTACTGGCCGAGCCGGCCGCCCCCGCCATCCCCGCCACCCGTCCCACACCACCGATCCTGCCATCAGAGATCAGCAGCGCGGCGTGCGACGGTCAGGCGCGGGTGCTGGCGGGGCGCGACGACGAACTGACGATGCTGCGCGTCCTGGTTCGGGCGGTCGTAGCGGGCCACGGAACCGCGCTGTGGATCGAGGGTGAGCCGGGCATCGGCAAGACGGAACTACTCACCGCCGCCATCGCCGACGCGAACGGCCTGGGCTGCCAGATCGCGTGGGGCGCCGCCGACGAACTGGACCAGGACGCCCCGCTGCAGGTGATCTGGCGGGCCCTGGGCGTGCGGGCGACCTCGGAGTGGCATCGGCCCCCGAACCCGGCGGCCGCCGCGGAACGCCTGCTCGCACACGTGCGGGCGAGCTGCGAGACCGGGCCCCTTGTGCTCGTCGTCGACAACTTTCAGTGGGTGGACGAGGTCAGCTGCCTGCTCTGGGACCGGCTGATCGCCGCCACGCGACGCATGCCGCTGCTGCTTGTCGCGGCGACCCGACTCGGGCCGTACGGCCACGCACTAGCCCAGCTACGCCGCAGCGTCCAGGCCCGGGAGGGCCACGCACTGCGTCTGCGTACGCTGCCGCCAGCAGCGATCGAGCAGTTGGTGGCCCAGCTGGTCGGGGCTCCGGTGGGGCCGTACCTGGCGGCGGTCGTGCCGCGGCTGGGAGGAAACCCGCTCGGTGCCCGTGAGGTGATCACGGCCTTGGTTCGTCGTGGGGCCGTGCGGATCAGTGACGGGTGTGCCGACATCGACACGTCCGTGCCAGTGGAGGCTCCCCGCTCACTGCTGGTCGCGATCCGGGCCATCGTGGACCTTCTCTCACCCGCCACCCAGGAGGTCCTACGAACGGCGGCGCTACTCGGCCCGGAGTTCAGCGGCGACGACATCGTCGCGGTCACCGGACGGTCACCAGTCGACCTGGTGGCAAACCTGGAGGAGGCACTCGCTGCCCACATCGTCGTGGAAGCGGGTAGCGTGCTCGCCTTTCGTCACCCACTCGTGCGGCGAATGCTCTACGAGGGTATCCCGGCGCCGGCGCGAGCGGCGTTGCACCGGCACACGGCCGAGGTGCTGCACCGTGGCGGCGGTTCGGCGACCCGGGTGGCCGAGCAACTCGCCGCCGGTGAGCCCCCGGTCGACGAGTGGATGGTGTCCTGGCTCGTCGAGCGGCACGCCGAGGTGACGAAGCGGGCGCCGCAGGTCGCCGGCCACCTGCTGCGGCGGGTGCTCGACACGGATGTACCCAGCACGACACAGCGCGCGGTGTTGCTCATCGCCCTGGTCAGACTGGACTTTCGGCACCAGCGATGGTCGATGGCCGAGGCGCGCGAGGCCGCCGGACTGGCCCGGGATCCGGCCGATCGTGCGGAGATGCGTCACCTGCTCGCCACCATGGCCTTCCGTCGTGGCGACGCCGTGGCCGCGACCAGCCTGCTCGAGGCGTCGCTGCGCGATCCCGAGGCGCCCGAGCTCTGGCGGACGAGCCACCATGTGCTGCTGGCCACCTTTCGGCGGGGCAGCCTCGACGATCTCGACAGTGCCGATCGGACGGCCGGGTGCACCCACAGCGAGGCAGTCGCGGCGGGACAGCCGTACGAGGCCGCGTTCGCGTTGCAGACCGTGTGGCTGACCAACTCGATCCGGCGCGACCACGAACGTGCGCTGGAGTACGTCGACCGAGCGTTGGACACCGTTCGGGGCCGTCGGGCGTGCGTGGGCATGTACCTTGACCTGCTCGACAACCGGACGTTCACCCTGCAGAACCTCGACCGGCTCGACGAGGCCGAACGGACCCTGCGTGAGGCGGCGCTCGTCGCCATCCGACACCGGCTTCCACACGGCCTACCGGTGGCCACGGCGGTCCAGCACTACTGGCTTGGCCGCTGGGACGACGCCCTGACAACGCTCAGCGCGGTCAGGGCGGTCGCCGATGACAATCCCGGCATCACGTTCCTGGGAAACCGCGAACCGGGTGCCGTCACCATGCTGCTGCACGGCGTCGCCGCGCTGATCGCCGCACACCACGACGACGCTGGCCTGGTCGCCGAGCACCTGGCGGCGGTGCACGCGCTGCCCGCCACCGATGCCGAGCGGGCGAGTAGCGACTTCCTGCTGGTTGCCCGTTCGTTGGTCGCCGAGCAGCAGGGCCGGGCCGACGAGGCACTCGACGTCCTCGCCCCCCTGCTGGCACCGTCGTACGCGCCGATGATGCTGCGTCACCAGTGGCTTCCGGGCGTGGTGCGGCTCGCCCTCGACCAGCGCCGTACCGACGTCGTCGAATGGGCGGTGGAGATCTGCGCGGGTGAGGCGAACAAGGAGGTCCGGCCCGCTCGGGCAGATGCCGCCGCCCAGCGTTGTCGGGCGCTGATCACGGGGGATCCGGAACCCGCCCTGGCTGCGGCGGCACGCTACCGCAGGGTGGGTCGGGCGCCGGAACTGGCGGCGGCGCTCGAGGACGCGGCGGTGCTGCTCGCCGCCGATCGTCGCCCGCACGAGGCGATCCGGGTGTGCAGCGAGGCGGTATCGCTGTATTCGGCGCTCGGCGCCCGGTGGGATCTGCGCCGGATCCGCCGCCGGCTCGCTGAGTTCGGGGTGGATCGGTCCCGCGAAGCGGTGTCCGTGGATCGGCGGTCCGTCGCTGTCCTCAGTGCAGGGTGACCTCAATCGGCCCCATTTTCTGCTCAGCGAGCTTGCTGGCCTTGTCGGCCGCCGCCCGTATCGCCTCCGTGATCGCGTTTTGCAGGGCCTGCGCGTCACGATCGTCGAAGACGCTCGGGTTGACTCGGACGGCAAGGACCTTGCCGAGCCCGCCGGCCAGCACCGTCACCGTCCTGTCGTGGGAGCGCCCGGTCACGACCGCCTTCTCGAGGTCGGTCTGGGCGTCGCGCATCTGCTGCTCGAACGCGCGGGCATGGTCCAGGAACTGGTGGACTTCCGGCTGCATGAGGTCTCCTCCGTTCAACCGACAGCGGCCAGGCCGTCGTGATGCTGTGCGCTCACCCTGCCTGCGGTAGTGCGGGCGGCGAGGCCGTTCAGGTCGGCGAGGGTCAGGGTCCGCGACGCGGCCATCCCGGTCAGCCGCATCGAGAGCAGGTGCGCCGCGCGGACGGTGCCCTCGGGTAGCCCGGCGGCCAGGTCGACAAGGGCTTCCCGTACGTCGTCGGGCACCTCGTGGCCACGGCGGACCAGGTGCCGGACGATGATGTCGGCCAGTTCCGGGATCGAGTAGTCGGGCATGGTCCATTCCTGTCCGAAAGCCTCGGCGAGCACCGGGACGGCGGCCCGTAGTTCCCGTAGCGCCGGTGCCGCACCGAGGAGGAGGATCACCGGATCGCCCAGTTTCGGGCGAATCAGGTCTACCAACTGCTCCATGATGTCGGGGCCGGAACCAAGGGCATCCTCGGAATAGTCGATCATCAGCACGCCGCCTTCGGCGTCCCGCAGTGCCGCCTGGACCAGGCTCCGGGCCTGCCCGGGCCACCGCGGCGCCAGCTCCTTGCCGGTGGTGACGCGGATCAGGTGGCCGACCGGCACCAGACCCAGCTCGGACAGACCGGCGGCGTAGTGCCGGGCGAACTCACCGCGACCGCTGCCGGCCGGGCCGCTGAGTATGACGTTCGCGTGTCTGCCGTACGCACGCCGCCGGCTGCGCAACTCGCACACCTGGAGCAGCGTCGCGCCGATGGCGTCCCGCACGGATGTCGCCCCGACCAGTTCACAGACCCGGCGCCAGCTACGCGTGGCATTGATTGCCCCGGCCGGGTTGAGGCTGGGGTCAGGCTGCTCGGTCTGCTCCACCGGCAGCTCCTCCAGCAGCGCGAACTCGGGAGCCAGGTCCTCCGCGGTGAGCCGGTTGAGCTCGCTGTCCTTCGCCGGCGGGGTGGTGGCCAGGCGGGACGCCTGATTGTTGATCATCGCTTCGAAGAGCTTGCGGGCCACTCGGCCGTTGCCGAACGTCGCGGTCTTCGGAACCCGGGTGAA
Protein-coding regions in this window:
- a CDS encoding YbaB/EbfC family nucleoid-associated protein, yielding MQPEVHQFLDHARAFEQQMRDAQTDLEKAVVTGRSHDRTVTVLAGGLGKVLAVRVNPSVFDDRDAQALQNAITEAIRAAADKASKLAEQKMGPIEVTLH
- a CDS encoding BTAD domain-containing putative transcriptional regulator, which gives rise to MSTTLDHRLRVSVLGSVRAWLGEHELPLGPARQRALFAVLAAAAGRPVGRDELIEGIWGTSPPATAAGSVYTYVSGLRRSLATPGLPRSSHHLLTSGPSGYALRLSPEDLDSERFLAFCHQAQELREADPQAAATRWDEALALWHGEAYAGVSGPRIETERTRLAERRLTATEQRARLGLHLGDDDLLATLSGLVHENPLHEPLYELLMLALHRIGRRTAAIEVFRAARHTLLAELGVGPGPALTELHRRLLAEPAAPAIPATRPTPPILPSEISSAACDGQARVLAGRDDELTMLRVLVRAVVAGHGTALWIEGEPGIGKTELLTAAIADANGLGCQIAWGAADELDQDAPLQVIWRALGVRATSEWHRPPNPAAAAERLLAHVRASCETGPLVLVVDNFQWVDEVSCLLWDRLIAATRRMPLLLVAATRLGPYGHALAQLRRSVQAREGHALRLRTLPPAAIEQLVAQLVGAPVGPYLAAVVPRLGGNPLGAREVITALVRRGAVRISDGCADIDTSVPVEAPRSLLVAIRAIVDLLSPATQEVLRTAALLGPEFSGDDIVAVTGRSPVDLVANLEEALAAHIVVEAGSVLAFRHPLVRRMLYEGIPAPARAALHRHTAEVLHRGGGSATRVAEQLAAGEPPVDEWMVSWLVERHAEVTKRAPQVAGHLLRRVLDTDVPSTTQRAVLLIALVRLDFRHQRWSMAEAREAAGLARDPADRAEMRHLLATMAFRRGDAVAATSLLEASLRDPEAPELWRTSHHVLLATFRRGSLDDLDSADRTAGCTHSEAVAAGQPYEAAFALQTVWLTNSIRRDHERALEYVDRALDTVRGRRACVGMYLDLLDNRTFTLQNLDRLDEAERTLREAALVAIRHRLPHGLPVATAVQHYWLGRWDDALTTLSAVRAVADDNPGITFLGNREPGAVTMLLHGVAALIAAHHDDAGLVAEHLAAVHALPATDAERASSDFLLVARSLVAEQQGRADEALDVLAPLLAPSYAPMMLRHQWLPGVVRLALDQRRTDVVEWAVEICAGEANKEVRPARADAAAQRCRALITGDPEPALAAAARYRRVGRAPELAAALEDAAVLLAADRRPHEAIRVCSEAVSLYSALGARWDLRRIRRRLAEFGVDRSREAVSVDRRSVAVLSAG